GTACCTTCGGCGTCGACAGCGGCGAGGTGTTCGGCGTCATCGGTCCGAACGGCGCCGGGAAGACCACGACGCTGAAGGCCATTTCGGGGCTGCTCGAGCCGACGAGCGGAAGCGTCAGAATCGGCGGGCGGCGAGCCGACAGCCGCGAGACGCGGCGCTTGCTCGGGTTCCTCCCCGAGGAGTCACCGCTGTACGAGGAGATGTCGCCGCGATCGTATCTCCGTTTCTTCGCCGACCTCTACGACGTGCCCCGCGACGCCGCCGACCGGCGGATCAACGAGACGCTGGATCGACTGGAGTTGGCCCACCGCGACCGCGCGCTGGGCGATATGTCGAAGGGGATGAAACGGAAGGTCGCGATCGCGAGATCGCTCGTCAACGATCCGGACGTGTTGATTTACGACGAACCGGCCTCCGGGCTGGATCCGCTGACGACGAACTACATCATCGAGTTCACAAAGGAACTCGCCGCGGAGGGGCGGACGGTCGTCTTCTCGGCGCACAACCTCTATCACGTCGAGGAAGTCTGCGACCGGGTCGCGATCATGAACGAGGGACGGATCGTCACGAAGGGACCGCTCGCGGAACTCAGAGACCGCTACGGCGAGCGGAGGTATCACGTGTTCACGACGGTCGAGGTGCCCGACGCAACGGCCGAGGGCGACCGCTACCGACGCGTCGTCGATGATGTGGAGGCGCTCGAAGCCGTTCGGGCGGACGCGATCGAACGGGGCGGGAGACTCGACGATGTCCGGACTGTCGAACCCAGCCTCGAGGGGCTCTTTTTGGACGTCGCGTCGTCGGAGGATCGAAGCGCGCCGGGACCGACGGAGAACTGATGCGCCCGAGCACACTTCTCCGGATCGCTCGCTGGGAGTCGACGAAGGGGGTCGGCGGGATCGATCGCGGGGCGATCGCGGTCGTCGTCGCCGCGGTTGCGTTCGTGCTCGCGGTCGGGACGGTTGCTCTCGCCGGCGGCGTCGCACTCGAGGACGGCATCTATCGCG
The genomic region above belongs to Natronomonas moolapensis 8.8.11 and contains:
- a CDS encoding ABC transporter ATP-binding protein; the protein is MIEVRDLRKEYGGFVAVEGSTFGVDSGEVFGVIGPNGAGKTTTLKAISGLLEPTSGSVRIGGRRADSRETRRLLGFLPEESPLYEEMSPRSYLRFFADLYDVPRDAADRRINETLDRLELAHRDRALGDMSKGMKRKVAIARSLVNDPDVLIYDEPASGLDPLTTNYIIEFTKELAAEGRTVVFSAHNLYHVEEVCDRVAIMNEGRIVTKGPLAELRDRYGERRYHVFTTVEVPDATAEGDRYRRVVDDVEALEAVRADAIERGGRLDDVRTVEPSLEGLFLDVASSEDRSAPGPTEN